Proteins encoded in a region of the Bacillus sp. T3 genome:
- the sufU gene encoding Fe-S cluster assembly sulfur transfer protein SufU, whose product MSFNNLDTLYRQVIMDHYKNPRNKGVLEDGSLTVNMNNPTCGDRIRLTMKVENGIVVNAKFEGEGCSISMSSASMMTQAIKNKTINDAIKISHAFSNIMQGKEYDESLDLGDIEALQGVCKFPARIKCATLAWKAMEKGLEEEGK is encoded by the coding sequence ATGTCTTTTAATAATTTAGATACCCTTTATCGTCAAGTCATTATGGATCATTATAAAAACCCTCGTAACAAAGGTGTTTTAGAAGACGGAAGCCTAACAGTTAACATGAACAATCCAACCTGTGGCGACCGAATTCGCTTAACGATGAAGGTAGAGAACGGTATAGTTGTTAATGCGAAGTTTGAGGGAGAGGGCTGTTCGATTTCAATGTCATCTGCTTCAATGATGACACAAGCGATTAAGAACAAAACCATCAATGACGCAATTAAGATTTCCCATGCGTTTTCAAATATCATGCAGGGGAAAGAATATGATGAAAGCTTAGACCTTGGTGACATCGAAGCCTTGCAAGGTGTTTGTAAATTCCCTGCACGAATTAAATGCGCAACTCTAGCATGGAAGGCAATGGAGAAGGGTCTCGAAGAAGAAGGTAAATAA
- a CDS encoding DUF72 domain-containing protein: protein MILIGLTGWGDHDSLYASNLSPRDKLREYGGYFPTVEVDSSFYAIQPKQTVARWVKETPDSFQFIVKAYQGMTGHMRGPIPFQNKQEMFATFIDSLEPYQHKLAMVLFQFPPWFDCKRENVDYLRWCKSTMGDIPCALEFRHRSWFSAEFTPKTLDFMKQEGWIHSICDEPQAGISSIPTVLEVVNLEKVLVRFHGRNVYGWNKNQRNGQDWRDVRYLYRYNEQELHEWGENLKKLQTQAKTVYALFNNNSGGDAADNAKQMINILSITYNDLGPRQLDLF from the coding sequence ATGATTTTAATCGGATTAACAGGCTGGGGCGACCATGATAGCTTATATGCGTCAAACTTATCTCCACGAGACAAGTTGCGTGAATATGGAGGTTACTTTCCAACTGTTGAAGTCGATTCGTCTTTTTATGCGATCCAGCCTAAGCAAACTGTTGCGAGATGGGTAAAAGAAACACCAGATTCCTTTCAATTTATTGTCAAAGCCTATCAGGGCATGACTGGACATATGCGCGGTCCGATTCCATTTCAAAATAAACAGGAAATGTTTGCAACTTTTATTGATTCACTAGAGCCCTATCAGCATAAATTGGCAATGGTCCTGTTTCAATTTCCCCCGTGGTTTGACTGCAAACGTGAAAATGTTGACTATTTACGCTGGTGTAAAAGTACAATGGGTGACATACCATGTGCACTTGAATTTCGACATCGCTCTTGGTTTTCAGCTGAATTTACTCCAAAAACGCTCGATTTTATGAAACAAGAGGGCTGGATTCATAGCATCTGTGATGAACCGCAGGCAGGTATTTCATCAATTCCAACTGTTTTAGAAGTGGTCAACCTTGAAAAGGTGCTGGTTCGCTTTCACGGACGAAATGTCTATGGCTGGAATAAAAACCAACGGAACGGCCAGGATTGGCGAGATGTTCGTTATTTATATCGTTATAACGAGCAGGAATTACATGAGTGGGGCGAGAATCTAAAGAAATTACAAACTCAAGCAAAAACAGTGTATGCATTATTTAATAATAACTCAGGTGGAGATGCGGCCGATAATGCGAAGCAAATGATTAATATATTATCGATTACATATAATGATTTAGGCCCCAGACAGCTGGATTTATTTTAA
- a CDS encoding bifunctional UDP-sugar hydrolase/5'-nucleotidase, with translation MMEIIHIYHTNDLHSHFEHWPRIHTFLKQRKEWHAQVGDEVYLFDIGDHVDRFHPYSDGTMGKGNVSLLNEADYSAITIGNNEGITFPFEALNTMYSRAAFPVLAANLYYKDGSRPQWAKPNTILTTKKGTRIGLIGLTVFYEHLYQLLGWKITDPFIELRHQIDELKDETDVIVLLSHLGINEDETIATQFPEIDVILGAHTHHVLHEGKIIDNSLICAAGKYGQFVGHVILELENNEIQKRKALIYDSNELPEVNREKEMISHFYQEGKQLLTEKVVELDKDLNSDSFQASPLPTMLCDALREWCEADCAFINSGLLLDGLKKGTITRFDLLEICPHPINPSTVLLNGSELREVLLHTMDEQWPHLQIRGLGFRGVVMGAFIYSGISFNRSKHGIEIMIDDEMLNPSKQYKVAIPDMFTFGRFFPEIFRSKNKNYFLPEFMRDLLEWKLKTSKISN, from the coding sequence ATGATGGAAATCATCCATATATATCACACAAATGATTTACATAGCCATTTTGAACATTGGCCAAGAATCCATACCTTCCTTAAACAAAGAAAAGAGTGGCACGCACAAGTAGGTGATGAGGTTTACCTTTTTGATATTGGTGACCATGTTGACCGATTTCACCCCTATTCTGATGGAACAATGGGCAAAGGGAATGTCAGTCTGCTAAATGAAGCCGATTATAGTGCAATCACAATCGGTAATAACGAAGGAATAACCTTTCCGTTCGAGGCACTCAACACAATGTATAGTCGTGCAGCTTTTCCTGTTCTGGCTGCGAATCTTTATTACAAGGATGGCAGTCGACCTCAGTGGGCAAAACCGAACACCATCCTAACGACAAAAAAGGGAACCCGAATTGGTTTAATTGGATTGACCGTTTTTTATGAACATCTTTATCAATTATTAGGTTGGAAGATTACCGATCCTTTTATTGAATTAAGACATCAAATAGACGAGCTCAAAGACGAAACGGATGTAATTGTTCTATTATCGCATTTAGGAATCAATGAGGATGAAACGATTGCCACTCAATTTCCAGAAATTGATGTGATCTTAGGAGCACATACTCATCATGTTTTGCATGAAGGGAAAATCATCGACAACAGCCTCATTTGTGCCGCAGGAAAATATGGGCAATTTGTAGGCCATGTCATTCTTGAACTGGAAAATAACGAAATTCAAAAGCGAAAAGCACTTATTTACGATAGTAATGAATTACCTGAAGTCAATCGAGAAAAAGAGATGATTTCTCATTTTTATCAGGAAGGGAAGCAGCTCCTAACAGAAAAAGTAGTCGAGCTAGACAAGGATTTGAATTCTGATTCCTTTCAAGCATCGCCTCTGCCAACGATGCTATGTGATGCCCTGCGCGAATGGTGTGAGGCAGATTGTGCCTTTATCAATTCAGGACTATTGCTAGATGGATTAAAAAAAGGTACGATTACCCGCTTTGATTTACTTGAGATCTGCCCACATCCGATTAATCCGTCAACCGTGTTGCTGAATGGAAGCGAATTAAGGGAAGTCCTTCTGCATACGATGGATGAACAATGGCCACACCTTCAAATAAGAGGATTGGGTTTCCGCGGGGTGGTAATGGGCGCATTCATTTACAGTGGAATATCCTTTAATCGATCTAAGCATGGAATTGAAATTATGATTGATGATGAAATGCTTAATCCGTCAAAGCAGTATAAAGTTGCTATTCCCGATATGTTTACATTTGGCCGCTTTTTTCCGGAAATCTTCCGTTCGAAAAATAAAAACTATTTCCTTCCAGAATTTATGAGAGATCTGCTTGAATGGAAGTTAAAAACAAGTAAAATTTCGAATTAG
- a CDS encoding YunC family protein, producing the protein MIELLPIEIKGHTFVGVSVKLPKTTLLVVSNDKGYIMCGALDVGLLNEKLKDRKIIAGRAVGVKTLEQLLDAPLESVTFEAEEIGITKGMIGRDALLKMV; encoded by the coding sequence TTGATAGAACTGTTACCGATTGAAATAAAGGGTCATACCTTTGTTGGTGTTTCAGTAAAACTTCCGAAAACTACGTTGCTGGTGGTTTCCAATGATAAAGGGTATATCATGTGTGGTGCACTAGACGTGGGCTTGCTTAACGAAAAGTTAAAGGATAGGAAAATCATTGCTGGGCGAGCAGTTGGTGTCAAAACACTTGAGCAGCTCCTTGATGCACCGCTAGAATCCGTAACCTTTGAAGCTGAAGAAATAGGGATTACAAAGGGTATGATCGGTCGAGATGCACTTTTGAAAATGGTGTAA
- the yunB gene encoding sporulation protein YunB, with protein sequence MPRIRGPLRRRGPLPFRYVFLLTIVFFTFSTAMGLWLVNEGLKPTLISYAESQTRKIATLVISNAINKKIANEMEIENIIETVPDQEGMSKLNAEIVNRVKAETTHLIQKNLKDAESGNLSELELLTDVEFEKADKNDVEGIVYYVPLGQATNNALLGNLGPKIPIRFTAIGDVRSDVKTSIKDFGINNAYVQVYVHLIVNVQIIIPFATKVTTIDENIPVGMFIMKGNVPQYYNNGNGGSSPALQLPDKK encoded by the coding sequence TTGCCAAGAATTCGAGGTCCACTTCGGCGAAGAGGTCCTCTGCCTTTTCGATATGTCTTTTTACTTACGATTGTCTTTTTTACTTTTTCAACAGCTATGGGTTTATGGCTGGTCAATGAGGGATTAAAACCAACATTGATTAGTTACGCAGAATCACAAACACGGAAGATTGCCACGCTTGTTATTAGCAATGCGATTAATAAAAAAATTGCCAATGAAATGGAAATTGAAAACATTATTGAAACAGTTCCAGATCAAGAGGGCATGTCAAAGTTAAATGCAGAAATTGTTAATCGCGTTAAGGCCGAAACAACCCATCTTATTCAAAAGAATTTAAAGGATGCCGAGAGTGGCAACCTGTCTGAGCTAGAACTATTAACTGATGTGGAATTTGAGAAAGCAGATAAGAACGATGTGGAGGGGATTGTTTACTACGTTCCACTTGGGCAAGCAACGAATAATGCATTACTCGGAAATTTAGGGCCTAAAATCCCGATTCGTTTTACGGCGATTGGAGATGTTCGTTCAGATGTAAAGACAAGCATTAAAGATTTTGGAATTAATAATGCATATGTTCAGGTATATGTTCATCTTATCGTAAATGTTCAAATCATTATTCCTTTTGCGACAAAGGTTACGACCATTGATGAAAATATTCCAGTCGGTATGTTTATTATGAAAGGAAATGTTCCTCAGTACTATAATAATGGCAACGGGGGATCGTCACCAGCATTGCAATTGCCTGATAAAAAATAA
- a CDS encoding M23 family metallopeptidase, whose amino-acid sequence MLVSSFLLSSNQTYANNQAQAEKYQNRMELYKKVEAISNIPWYYLAAIDQYERSVRLSRKDIPKAEGTIAIYFKPEVWAGLLNPNIQDNNPSSIQFFDGMGMDGNGDGRANLQDDEDVLYAFANFLLNYGVDHENIKIGLWEYYHRDKTVGIIIGKAQLYRHFGHLALDDHAFPVPIRSNFSYKNTWGDARGWGGRRIHEGTDIFAGYGVPVRATSYGIIEMKGWNKYGGWRIGIRDINNNYHYFAHLSGFTKDLKVGQVVEPGKVIGGVGSSGYGPPGTSGKFPPHLHYGMYKDNGYTEWSYDPFPHLKLWERQDRLKARKNR is encoded by the coding sequence ATGCTCGTCTCAAGCTTTTTATTATCATCAAATCAAACCTATGCCAATAACCAAGCACAGGCTGAAAAGTATCAGAACAGAATGGAATTATACAAAAAAGTGGAAGCAATCTCGAATATTCCATGGTATTACCTTGCAGCAATCGATCAATATGAGCGCAGTGTTCGTTTATCACGGAAGGATATTCCGAAAGCTGAAGGTACCATTGCTATTTATTTTAAGCCAGAAGTATGGGCAGGGCTATTAAATCCAAATATTCAGGATAATAATCCTTCATCTATCCAATTCTTTGATGGAATGGGCATGGACGGCAATGGAGATGGAAGGGCTAATCTTCAAGATGATGAAGATGTTTTATATGCCTTTGCCAATTTCCTGTTAAACTACGGTGTAGATCATGAAAACATAAAAATCGGCTTATGGGAGTATTATCATCGAGATAAAACGGTTGGGATTATCATAGGCAAAGCTCAGCTCTATCGCCACTTCGGTCATCTTGCTTTAGATGACCATGCTTTCCCTGTTCCAATTCGAAGCAATTTTAGCTATAAAAACACATGGGGGGATGCTCGTGGATGGGGTGGACGCCGAATCCATGAGGGCACAGATATTTTTGCTGGTTACGGGGTTCCAGTACGCGCTACATCGTATGGAATAATCGAAATGAAGGGCTGGAATAAATATGGTGGCTGGCGCATCGGTATTCGTGACATCAATAATAATTATCACTACTTTGCTCATTTGAGCGGTTTTACTAAAGACTTAAAGGTTGGTCAAGTGGTTGAACCAGGTAAAGTAATTGGTGGTGTCGGCAGCTCAGGCTATGGGCCTCCAGGAACTTCCGGCAAATTCCCTCCTCATCTGCATTATGGCATGTATAAGGACAATGGCTATACCGAATGGTCGTATGATCCTTTTCCTCATTTAAAGCTTTGGGAAAGGCAGGACAGGCTTAAAGCTCGTAAAAACAGATAA
- the lipA gene encoding lipoyl synthase, giving the protein MSKRRELQRKPEWLKIKLNTNENYVGLKKMMREKSLHTVCEEARCPNIHECWGERRTATFMILGDICTRACRFCAVNTGLPSELDLQEPERVADSVQLMNLKHVVVTAVARDDLKDGGAGVFAETIRAIRRKNPFTSIEVLPSDMGGVAENIAMIMEAKPDILNHNIETVRSLTPRVRSKATYERSLELLQRAKELQPDIPTKSSIMVGVGETKEEIIEAMDDLRANHVDILTIGQYLQPTKKHLAVEKYYSPEEFQELKEIALEKGFSHCEAGPLVRSSYHADEQVNSATKEKQILGEVSQEAKEA; this is encoded by the coding sequence ATGAGTAAAAGACGAGAATTACAACGTAAACCAGAATGGTTAAAAATAAAACTAAATACAAATGAAAACTATGTCGGATTAAAAAAAATGATGAGGGAAAAAAGCTTACATACTGTATGTGAGGAAGCAAGATGCCCCAATATTCATGAATGCTGGGGTGAAAGAAGAACCGCAACCTTTATGATTCTTGGTGACATTTGCACACGTGCCTGTCGTTTTTGTGCGGTCAATACAGGCTTACCTTCAGAATTAGATTTACAGGAACCAGAACGCGTGGCAGACTCTGTTCAACTCATGAATTTGAAGCATGTTGTTGTTACGGCAGTAGCCCGTGATGATTTGAAAGATGGTGGTGCAGGTGTTTTTGCGGAAACAATCCGTGCGATTCGCCGTAAAAATCCATTTACGAGCATCGAGGTATTGCCATCTGATATGGGTGGGGTGGCTGAGAATATTGCGATGATTATGGAAGCTAAACCAGACATTCTTAATCACAACATTGAAACGGTTCGCAGCCTTACCCCTAGAGTTCGTTCGAAAGCAACTTATGAACGGTCATTGGAGCTTCTGCAGCGTGCAAAAGAGCTTCAGCCAGATATACCGACGAAATCAAGCATTATGGTGGGTGTTGGCGAAACAAAAGAGGAAATTATCGAGGCAATGGATGATTTACGTGCGAACCATGTGGATATCCTAACGATTGGTCAGTATTTACAACCTACAAAAAAACATTTGGCGGTTGAGAAATATTATAGTCCTGAAGAATTTCAGGAATTAAAAGAGATTGCCCTCGAAAAAGGCTTTAGTCATTGTGAAGCTGGGCCTCTTGTACGTTCATCCTATCATGCTGATGAACAGGTAAATAGTGCAACAAAGGAAAAGCAAATTCTTGGGGAAGTTTCCCAAGAAGCAAAAGAGGCATAA
- a CDS encoding YhcN/YlaJ family sporulation lipoprotein — protein sequence MYLPGICGIFALTACTNDNASLGANDPYKESGNTINVNNDRAELYNEDDHKSMRDKSEDFGYVRHQRNPVMGTNASSDHYAAIDREQLAKIISQFETDVPNVDDVSTLVTDDKVLIVYKTDSKDRSLTADQVKRTAASVVPSWFDVYVTDNTNLRQDVENFATLDADSRNIDSLMENIIKKMSLSPQGNDDRSKEVTD from the coding sequence TTGTATTTGCCAGGGATTTGCGGCATATTCGCGTTAACAGCTTGTACCAATGACAATGCAAGTTTGGGAGCAAATGACCCCTACAAAGAAAGCGGTAATACCATCAATGTCAATAATGACCGTGCTGAGCTATATAACGAAGATGATCATAAAAGTATGCGCGACAAAAGTGAAGATTTTGGTTATGTCAGACATCAACGAAATCCAGTCATGGGAACGAATGCGTCAAGTGATCACTATGCTGCAATTGATCGGGAACAGCTAGCCAAAATCATCAGCCAATTTGAAACCGATGTGCCGAATGTTGATGATGTTTCAACCCTTGTCACAGACGATAAAGTTCTGATTGTCTATAAGACTGATTCAAAGGATCGTTCCTTAACGGCAGATCAAGTTAAACGTACGGCAGCATCTGTCGTACCGAGCTGGTTTGATGTTTACGTCACCGACAATACAAACCTTAGACAGGATGTTGAAAACTTTGCTACCCTCGATGCCGATAGCCGCAATATCGATAGCCTAATGGAAAATATAATTAAGAAAATGTCCTTATCACCGCAAGGAAATGATGACCGCAGTAAAGAAGTGACTGATTAA
- a CDS encoding YutD family protein, which produces MESVICINNVCYEVIEDQRDGFNEEAFRGRYSDILNKYDYIVGDWGYGQLRLKGFFDDQNQKATFDTKISTLTEYLYEYCNFGCAYFVMKKVKK; this is translated from the coding sequence ATGGAGAGCGTGATTTGTATAAATAATGTTTGTTATGAAGTAATTGAGGATCAACGAGATGGTTTTAATGAGGAAGCTTTTAGAGGAAGATATAGCGACATATTGAACAAATACGACTATATTGTTGGAGATTGGGGTTATGGTCAGCTTCGTCTGAAGGGATTTTTTGATGATCAAAATCAAAAGGCAACATTCGATACTAAAATCAGTACATTAACCGAATACTTATATGAGTACTGCAATTTTGGTTGTGCTTATTTTGTCATGAAAAAAGTTAAAAAATAA
- a CDS encoding DUF3055 domain-containing protein, which yields MTNRYFLYDDNEESKTRYVSFVGDTQRFDLAIVQSQRFYGKQLVLDLQGNRFAIIGPDDLEEEGYLEHAYQLSEEQAAELRGFLYETL from the coding sequence ATGACAAATCGTTACTTTTTATATGATGATAATGAGGAATCTAAAACTCGCTATGTGAGCTTTGTAGGTGATACACAAAGATTTGACTTAGCGATTGTGCAATCACAGCGCTTTTATGGCAAACAATTAGTTCTTGACCTACAAGGAAATCGGTTTGCGATTATCGGTCCTGATGATTTAGAGGAAGAAGGCTATCTCGAGCATGCTTACCAGCTCTCAGAAGAACAGGCAGCTGAACTTCGAGGCTTCCTCTATGAAACCCTCTAA
- a CDS encoding DUF86 domain-containing protein, with translation MYFVDRDKIEVILVHLEKQIELFEQKKDWETPYEKAALERIPHIMIEAILDVGNDIIDGFIMRDPGSYEDIIDILTDEKVVTQELSLALKRIIPYRKILVQHYTEVDHKQLQTDFTETLPILKEFAPLVRNYLQNELGPVSAFRR, from the coding sequence ATGTATTTTGTGGATAGAGATAAAATTGAAGTGATTTTAGTACATTTAGAAAAACAAATCGAATTGTTCGAGCAAAAGAAAGATTGGGAAACACCATATGAAAAAGCTGCACTTGAGCGAATTCCCCATATCATGATTGAAGCCATATTGGATGTTGGGAATGATATTATTGATGGCTTCATTATGCGCGATCCAGGTAGCTACGAAGACATCATTGATATTTTGACAGATGAAAAGGTAGTCACACAAGAACTAAGTCTAGCATTAAAGAGAATTATTCCATATCGCAAAATTCTTGTTCAGCACTATACCGAAGTGGACCATAAACAATTGCAAACGGATTTTACAGAAACCTTGCCTATCCTAAAGGAATTTGCTCCGCTCGTTCGCAACTATTTGCAAAATGAGCTCGGACCAGTTTCTGCATTTAGACGTTAG
- a CDS encoding TIGR01457 family HAD-type hydrolase codes for MKKYSGYLIDLDGTMYRGTERIIEAVEFVQKLYHKGIPYLFVTNNSSRTPEQVAQKLRSFGIPSEDNQVFTTSQATANYIYDKKQNASIFAIGEEGIMHALEEKGFSNASETADYVVIGIDRGISYEKYAVACLAIRNGATFISTNGDIAIPTERGLLPGNGALTSVITVSTETNPIFIGKPESIIMEQALKVLGTKKEETLMVGDNYATDIMAGINAGLDTLLVHTWVTTKEHLKGYTIQPTYTINSLDEWTEF; via the coding sequence ATGAAAAAGTATAGTGGATATCTAATTGATTTAGACGGAACGATGTACCGTGGGACAGAGCGAATTATTGAGGCAGTCGAGTTTGTTCAAAAACTTTACCACAAAGGGATTCCTTATTTATTTGTGACGAATAATTCCTCACGGACGCCAGAGCAGGTCGCACAAAAACTCCGGTCATTTGGCATTCCCTCAGAGGATAATCAAGTTTTTACGACAAGCCAAGCAACAGCAAATTATATTTATGATAAAAAACAAAATGCTTCTATCTTTGCGATTGGCGAAGAAGGAATTATGCATGCGTTAGAGGAGAAGGGCTTTTCAAATGCCTCTGAGACAGCAGACTATGTCGTTATTGGGATTGATAGAGGAATTAGCTATGAAAAATATGCAGTAGCTTGTCTTGCGATTCGCAATGGTGCAACGTTCATTTCCACTAATGGGGATATAGCGATACCGACTGAAAGAGGGCTATTACCAGGTAACGGTGCATTAACATCCGTCATCACCGTATCAACAGAAACGAATCCTATTTTTATCGGTAAGCCTGAATCCATCATTATGGAACAAGCGTTAAAGGTATTAGGGACGAAAAAGGAAGAAACGTTAATGGTCGGCGATAATTATGCAACCGATATTATGGCTGGAATTAATGCTGGGCTGGACACGCTGCTCGTTCACACCTGGGTGACAACGAAGGAGCATCTAAAGGGATATACGATTCAACCAACGTACACCATCAATTCCTTGGATGAGTGGACAGAGTTTTAA
- a CDS encoding phosphatidylglycerophosphatase A, with product MEEEIKVVKMSDKTAIKLLNDRGVQIEDIAKLVYYLQEKYHPSLDMKDCIHNVERVLAKREVQNAIITGIQLDVLAEKKLLEGPLQAMIETDEGLYGVDEILAFSIVNVYGSIGFTNYGYIDKQKPGILQELNDKSSGKIHTFLDDLVGAIAAAASSRLAHRAANVD from the coding sequence ATGGAGGAAGAAATTAAAGTCGTAAAAATGTCTGATAAAACGGCTATTAAGCTGTTAAATGACAGAGGAGTCCAAATTGAAGATATTGCAAAATTAGTCTATTACCTCCAAGAAAAATACCATCCTAGTTTAGACATGAAGGATTGCATTCACAATGTTGAGCGCGTCCTAGCTAAGCGGGAGGTTCAGAATGCCATTATTACAGGAATTCAGCTTGATGTGTTAGCTGAGAAAAAGTTATTAGAAGGACCATTACAAGCTATGATTGAAACAGATGAAGGGCTTTATGGTGTTGATGAAATTTTAGCCTTTTCCATCGTCAACGTTTATGGTTCAATCGGCTTTACCAATTATGGATACATTGATAAGCAAAAACCAGGAATTTTACAGGAATTAAACGATAAATCATCAGGTAAAATCCATACGTTTTTAGACGACCTTGTTGGGGCAATTGCAGCAGCTGCCTCAAGCCGATTAGCACACCGCGCAGCCAATGTGGACTAA
- the yutH gene encoding spore coat putative kinase YutH: MIQPWLEQQYGIKAEEELSIGRYSACKRGDQLYLLIHPVKQDQEEIVELQKITQHLAYTGDKTVPLFFPSKTGEIVSEWKNEKACVLACRSGMKRKTTSPLGRKLAKFHQRGRTLSVPINKMSRLGQWKQIWEKRLDQMEGVWSSKIYQYPENEFEKMFMESFPYYMGLAENAIQYLVDTEIDEKPTSVDHGTVCHERFSESTWGEEAVFKNPFEWIMDHSSRDLAEWTRERYFHNSQTYEPDVKQFFFDYQSRSKLSPFSWRLLYARMIFPLHYFECIEGYYVSSTEQTRHTLEDRLQKLLNHSSEYEQFLAVFYQIVEAPVRAYRIPELDWLKRI, from the coding sequence ATGATTCAACCATGGCTTGAACAGCAATATGGAATTAAAGCTGAGGAGGAGCTGTCGATTGGACGTTACTCAGCATGCAAACGAGGCGATCAACTGTATTTATTAATTCATCCAGTTAAACAGGATCAAGAGGAAATTGTTGAACTTCAGAAGATTACTCAGCATTTGGCCTACACAGGTGACAAAACCGTTCCGTTGTTTTTTCCTTCTAAAACAGGTGAAATAGTAAGTGAATGGAAAAATGAAAAAGCCTGTGTATTAGCTTGTAGAAGCGGAATGAAACGAAAAACAACATCACCGCTCGGACGAAAGCTAGCAAAATTCCACCAACGCGGAAGAACTTTATCAGTACCGATTAATAAAATGAGCCGATTAGGACAATGGAAGCAAATTTGGGAAAAAAGATTAGATCAAATGGAAGGTGTTTGGTCCTCTAAAATATATCAATATCCAGAAAATGAGTTTGAAAAAATGTTTATGGAATCCTTCCCGTATTATATGGGGTTAGCGGAAAATGCAATTCAATATCTTGTTGATACAGAAATAGATGAAAAGCCAACAAGTGTTGATCATGGGACAGTATGTCATGAGCGTTTTTCTGAGTCGACTTGGGGTGAAGAAGCGGTATTTAAAAATCCGTTTGAATGGATTATGGACCATAGCAGTCGTGATTTAGCCGAATGGACAAGGGAACGATACTTTCATAACAGCCAGACGTATGAACCAGATGTTAAACAATTTTTTTTCGATTATCAAAGCCGTTCAAAGCTTTCTCCATTTTCTTGGCGCCTACTTTACGCGAGAATGATCTTTCCGCTTCATTACTTCGAATGTATTGAGGGGTATTATGTTTCTAGTACGGAGCAAACTAGGCATACATTAGAAGACAGACTGCAAAAGCTACTAAATCATTCGAGTGAGTATGAGCAGTTTTTAGCAGTATTTTATCAAATCGTTGAAGCACCGGTTAGAGCGTACCGCATTCCAGAACTTGATTGGCTGAAACGGATATAA